Proteins co-encoded in one Corylus avellana chromosome ca9, CavTom2PMs-1.0 genomic window:
- the LOC132162087 gene encoding uncharacterized protein LOC132162087 codes for MTTVASPWTKTSFLFSRINGRIKTPHSPPNLQFRHSLPNSFTLFSPPTRPLSMAASSSAQPTTNPQGVSPGDGSKDASDVFHLIQAHQEKAARLAPIEEIRTVLDHSVRGMLSTFSQKHEGYPSGSMVDFACDADGSPILAVSSLAVHMKDLTSNPKCSLLVAKDPEDRTDLVITMHGDAISVSENDRPAIRAAYLARHPNAFWVDFGDFQFMRIVPKVVRYVSGVATALLGSGEFSGEEYKSTHVDPIAQFSKPVASHMNRDHSEDTKLIVQHWTSIPVDSAYMLDLDSLGFNVKAGYEGNTFKLRIPFPRRAEDRKDVKTLVVEMLQAAKPQTD; via the exons ATGACGACTGTGGCATCGCCATGGACGAAGACATCCTTCCTATTTTCTCGCATAAATGGCCGTATAAAAACCCCTCACTCTCCTCCCAATTTACAGTTTCGCCACTCCCTTCCCAACTCGTTCACGCTCTTCTCTCCTCCGACTCGGCCTCTCTCCATGGCTGCTTCATCCTCTGCTCAACCAACCACAAACCCTCAG GGTGTGTCACCTGGAGATGGCAGCAAAGACGCTTCCGATGTATTTCATCTGATTCAAGCACATCAG GAAAAGGCAGCTCGGCTTGCTCCGATTGAGGAGATTCGAACTGTGCTTGATCATAGTGTGCGCGGAATGCTCTCTACCTTTTCTCAG AAGCATGAGGGCTACCCATCAGGATCGATGGTTGATTTTGCCTGTGACGCAGATGGATCTCCAATATTAGCTGTCAGCAGCCTCGCAGTTCATATGAAG GACTTAACATCTAATCCCAAATGCTCATTGCTTGTGGCTAAAGATCCTGAGGACAGGACTGATTTAGTAATCACTATGCACGGTGATGCTATTTCC GTTTCTGAAAATGATAGACCTGCCATTCGTGCTGCATACTTGGCGAGGCATCCAAATGCATTTTGG GTTGACTTTGGTGACTTCCAATTTATGCGCATCGTACCAAAAGTTGTACGGTATGTCTCAGGGGTTGCCACAGCTTTATTGGGATCAGGAG AGTTCAGTGGAGAAGAGTACAAATCCACCCACGTTGATCCGATAGCTCAGTTTTCTAAGCCTGTTGCG TCTCACATGAATAGAGATCATTCTGAAGATACAAAGCTCATTGTGCAACACTGGACGTCAATTCCG GTGGACTCTGCTTACATGCTGGATTTAGATAGCCTTGGTTTCAATGTCAAG gcTGGTTATGAAGGGAACACTTTCAAGCTTCGAATACCTTTCCCTAGACGCGCAGAAGATCGAAA GGATGTGAAGACTCTTGTGGTGGAAATGCTTCAAGCTGCTAAGCCTCAAACTGATTGA
- the LOC132191990 gene encoding uncharacterized protein LOC132191990 isoform X1 has product MNLSDYMETEEMNQSVCKPSEPELFLQWGNRKRVRCVRVKDPEISARFNGGIRRKITYRFASEKESSHHPSNRLPRSSELASLRKSASPEKEERYYSTRGSVVMEENGKVSVDVSNNGIGEERGLAWPKLYITLSSKEKEEDFMAMKGCKPSQRPKKRAKLIQRSLLLVSPGAWLTDMCQERYEVREKKSSNKKRPRGLKAMGSMESDSE; this is encoded by the exons ATGAATTTATCTGACT ATATGGAAACAGAGGAGATGAATCAGAGTGTGTGTAAACCCTCAGAGCCTGAGCTTTTCTTACAGTGGGGAAATAGAAAGCGAGTCAGATGTGTGAGAGTCAAAGATCCTGAAATCTCGGCCAGATTCAATGGTGGAATCCGAAGGAAAATCACGTATAGGTTTGCTTCTGAGAAAGAGAGCTCCCATCATCCATCCAATCGCCTCCCCAG GAGTTCGGAGTTGGCTTCACTGCGGAAATCGGCGTCGCCGGAGAAGGAAGAAAGGTATTATAGCACGAGAGGATCGGTGGTTATGGAAGAGAATGGGAAGGTATCGGTGGATGTGAGTAATAATGGGATTGGGGAAGAGAGAGGGTTGGCTTGGCCAAAGCTGTATATCACTTTGTCAagcaaagagaaagaggaggacTTCATGGCTATGAAGGGCTGTAAGCCTTCCCAGAGGCCTAAGAAGAGGGCCAAGCTCATCCAAAGAAGCTTGCTT TTGGTGAGTCCTGGGGCATGGCTGACTGATATGTGCCAAGAGAGATATGAGGTTAGAGAGAAGAAGAGTTCTAATAAGAAG AGACCAAGAGGATTGAAGGCCATGGGGAGTATGGAAAGCGATTCAGAATGA
- the LOC132191990 gene encoding uncharacterized protein LOC132191990 isoform X2 has protein sequence METEEMNQSVCKPSEPELFLQWGNRKRVRCVRVKDPEISARFNGGIRRKITYRFASEKESSHHPSNRLPRSSELASLRKSASPEKEERYYSTRGSVVMEENGKVSVDVSNNGIGEERGLAWPKLYITLSSKEKEEDFMAMKGCKPSQRPKKRAKLIQRSLLLVSPGAWLTDMCQERYEVREKKSSNKKRPRGLKAMGSMESDSE, from the exons ATGGAAACAGAGGAGATGAATCAGAGTGTGTGTAAACCCTCAGAGCCTGAGCTTTTCTTACAGTGGGGAAATAGAAAGCGAGTCAGATGTGTGAGAGTCAAAGATCCTGAAATCTCGGCCAGATTCAATGGTGGAATCCGAAGGAAAATCACGTATAGGTTTGCTTCTGAGAAAGAGAGCTCCCATCATCCATCCAATCGCCTCCCCAG GAGTTCGGAGTTGGCTTCACTGCGGAAATCGGCGTCGCCGGAGAAGGAAGAAAGGTATTATAGCACGAGAGGATCGGTGGTTATGGAAGAGAATGGGAAGGTATCGGTGGATGTGAGTAATAATGGGATTGGGGAAGAGAGAGGGTTGGCTTGGCCAAAGCTGTATATCACTTTGTCAagcaaagagaaagaggaggacTTCATGGCTATGAAGGGCTGTAAGCCTTCCCAGAGGCCTAAGAAGAGGGCCAAGCTCATCCAAAGAAGCTTGCTT TTGGTGAGTCCTGGGGCATGGCTGACTGATATGTGCCAAGAGAGATATGAGGTTAGAGAGAAGAAGAGTTCTAATAAGAAG AGACCAAGAGGATTGAAGGCCATGGGGAGTATGGAAAGCGATTCAGAATGA
- the LOC132191564 gene encoding uncharacterized protein LOC132191564 → MAVNHFSHKHPLIFAEELRNEEDKKKVVCSGCEEPISGPGYKCSECNFFLNKSCIELPREIQHRLHPNHTLILQAPEKKYYCDACCENCSRYFFYRCDGCNFNLDIKCASRWKITTNDCHQHAFIPILENIQFTCKVCGEEGKDIAYLCTICRLLIHHKCAQFQRTIHISAHEHLLTLTYSLHDQDTGSSKVFCRLCYKKVNTKYAIYYCKKCSYIVHLNCPSFLGHRIHNKRGLTITRRSKTHHLADLVKTVQDETAQSQKMIKHFSHDQHNLILSEEKKLEDDKLCEGCMQLISVPFYSCLRCNFFLHERCAKLATRIERHPLHEHPLTLLPYEDVFYCDACNHLRHGFVYICNECPNYSLDIQCCSIPEIFNHEGHQHPLYLAISSEEKCYACDSEYRSPCVFVCIECEFALGFECATLPLVAQHAYDTHLLKLTCTAEDCFKEYYCLICEGKREPNQWFYYCTACDFPAHPECVLGKYPYIKFGRALLNTDHKHPIAFVQKTEHSPPCDACRKHFNGIAVECTECKFIGHMTCYARDRVEETSTSTPRNVRDILYSTNSRNPYARARINPRNVYSRYSRY, encoded by the coding sequence ATGGCGGTCAACCATTTCAGCCATAAGCATCCCTTGATCTTTGCAGAGGAGCTCCGAAATGAAGAAGACAAGAAAAAAGTAGTTTGCTCGGGATGTGAGGAACCAATATCGGGTCCAGGCTACAAATGTTCCGAATGCAACTTCTTTCTCAATAAATCATGCATCGAGCTCCCCCGCGAGATACAACACCGCTTGCACCCAAATCACACCCTCATTCTCCAAGCGCCAGAGAAAAAGTATTATTGTGATGCTTGTTGTGAAAATTGCAGTAGATACTTCTTTTATCGATGCGATGGGTGCAATTTCAACCTCGACATTAAATGTGCTTCCCGCTGGAAAATTACTACCAACGATTGTCATCAACACGCATTCATCCCCATcttggagaatattcagttcactTGCAAAGTCTGCGGTGAGGAAGGCAAGGACATTGCCTACCTATGTACCATCTGTCGGCTCTTAATTCACCACAAATGTGCTCAATTTCAACGCACTATCCATATTAGTGCACATGAACATCTCCTCACTCTCACATATTCTCTCCATGATCAAGACACGGGTTCAAGCAAGGTATTTTGTAGACTTTGCTACAAAAAGGTGAATACAAAGTATGCAATTTACTACTGTAAAAAATGTAGCTACATTGTTCACTTGAATTGTCCAAGTTTTCTTGGACATCGGATCCATAACAAGAGAGGCCTAACCATTACCAGGAGGAGCAAAACGCATCATTTAGCTGATTTGGTCAAAACAGTACAGGACGAAACAGCTCAGTCTCAGAAGATGATCAAACATTTTAGTCATGATCAACATAACTTAATCCTTAGTGAAGAGAAGAAGCTTGAGGATGATAAGCTTTGTGAGGGGTGTATGCAATTAATCTCAGTCCCATTTTACAGCTGTTTGAGATGCAACTTCTTTCTTCATGAAAGATGTGCTAAATTAGCCACAAGGATTGAGAGACACCCACTTCATGAACACCCGCTCACCCTCCTCCCATATGAGGATGTCTTTTATTGCGATGCTTGTAACCATCTTCGTCATGGCTTCGTCTACATATGTAATGAGTGTCCTAATTACAGCCTTGACATTCAATGTTGTTCAATCCCAGAGATCTTTAATCATGAAGGTCACCAACACCCGCTCTACCTTGCCATAAGTTCTGAAGAAAAATGCTATGCTTGTGATAGTGAGTATAGATCCCCATGTGTATTTGTGTGCATTGAATGCGAGTTTGCCTTGGGTTTTGAATGTGCAACGCTTCCACTCGTAGCTCAGCATGCATACGATACACATCTCCTCAAACTCACTTGTACTGCTGAAGATTGTTTCAAAGAATATTATTGCTTGATTTGTGAAGGAAAAAGAGAACCTAACCAATGGTTCTATTATTGTACAGCGTGCGACTTTCCTGCTCATCCTGAATGTGTATTGGGAAAATATCCATATATCAAATTTGGAAGAGCTCTGCTAAATACAGATCATAAGCATCCTATAGCTTTTGTTCAAAAGACCGAGCACTCCCCTCCGTGTGATGCATGCCGCAAGCATTTCAATGGCATAGCTGTTGAATGTACTGAATGCAAATTTATTGGCCACATGACATGTTATGCTAGAGATCGAGTTGAGGAAACAAGCACAAGTACGCCTAGAAACGTCCGCGATATTTTGTACTCCACGAATAGCAGGAATCCGTACGCCCGCGCACGCATTAATCCTAGGAATGTGTACTCTAGATATTCTagatattaa
- the LOC132191565 gene encoding putative disease resistance protein At4g19050, with protein MPMASRDAKRDEIVGHLKDEKVKRIFLTGDAGVGKTWIANKISELCVGSEGLSYMTLWVHLNQRGDYSNTDLLRRYLYEIIDRELTSLILTADQKSSDDIVSTEEEPKEESLDSLKDKISTKLAAKIAAVPGEKKFLLVILDGVPDTMDEAIIMKEIEALRKQNVDMGTLFKKVLVTRRSKELMSKEVGETKEMIVKKANDTKPPSDEQDQKQPNQSTDSARESNRLSDEERKVIEIKPLSDEEGLALFRDKVTEKVVKQITDFEKHAKDIIRKSKGLPAAIIVIAEALKCIAECDSRSPTLEDALKKAATRLEKPDGSWHSPRFFQKPGRVHYNELIACWILEGNIVGAVDGVVRVEEAYNVGHSVLMKLVDRQMLKMHDDNTISMEELAFTVPDCLGDGNEGGAAAPPSTDLRWDNNVFEKDGWYKGATSSLRWADVFEQLGDWRGGRDGSSLGLASVLEDGDWQGFRRITQMGGMIKTTTSSPERWDKVYTLLIDGRRLYREVVDKFFEPMKRLQVLAIFNPTFKSLPKSMSEMGELRLLVLRGCDPLENIDPIKDLESLTVLEISGAASLKDIPGDLFQKLSQLRSLKICAPQIKELPPISHMTELRWLILSDCSSLQSLPKIRKLTKLQIVDLSGASELAKLEGRAWKSLENLRRLDVSRTKISRLPILGTLTNLTTLALSRCDHLARLPKLVGLSNLQILDLSGALMLKEIPDESLQNKASLKILDLSQTAIPLFPSNLASLSHLELLDLSGATKLVKLENKTFEKLSCLRHLDLSKTNIENLPSLSKLDNLEVLNLSGCSALTKIGDQSFDHMTRLQRLQLSETNIESLPSLSKHVNLRQLLLRSCTHLKQLPSLESLSKLEELDLSGAHLLKGNTADFLKNMNSLQLLNLSGTGLKLPHPLSNLTNLTQLSLGGCELSESKPNFDGHTKLEVLDLSKTQITSIPSLGNLTSLRELKLRGCSGVTELPRLKSLIHLEVLDLWGIGIKEFPYEISELTRLKHVDLPDMTGVEKVEWGRMSRLPEEINWVECGILKHCKKGPCISMSATELSGILKDQANLDKFHISVSAPLKEEGGARDIDWHRIDPSLRNIYLQKFSVPEDHGGFLEIVGFDRFPDGIEGGIVKAEYIALIRNKFMKSLSDLAAKAINEGASVTAMKGCTLEKCTEMETIFGGEEREVKMRGNLETLRASNLPKLKSVVSTGKEKVGGFEKLKELYLDCCPLLRFVFHSISQVPENLEILEIKWCDKLESLFSPEAPAEGKLQTLKKLHLLELPELSSIGVPRSTTFPSLELVKFRKCPKLMNNLKELQECGGGFKIEEYN; from the coding sequence ATGCCTATGGCCTCACGAGATGCAAAGAGAGATGAAATAGTTGGTCATCTCAAGgatgaaaaagtgaaaagaatttTTCTCACAGGGGATGCTGGAGTAGGGAAAACATGGATTGCAAATAAGATAAGTGAATTATGTGTTGGCAGCGAGGGGCTATCTTACATGACCCTTTGGGTGCATTTGAATCAGCGAGGAGATTATAGCAACACTGATCTTCTTCGCAGGTATCTTTATGAGATTATTGACCGTGAGTTGACGTCCCTAATTCTCACTGCTGATCAGAAGTCGTCGGATGATATTGTTAGTACGGAGGAGGAGCCAAAGGAGGAAAGCCTGGATAGCTTGAAAGACAAGATATCCACTAAGCTTGCTGCAAAGATAGCTGCAGTGCCTGGTGAAAAGAAGTTTCTTCTCGTAATTCTGGATGGTGTTCCTGACACTATGGATGAAGCTATAATCATGAAAGAAATAGAAGCCCTTCGTAAACAGAATGTGGACATGGGAACTTTGTTCAAGAAGGTTTTAGTCACCCGAAGATCAAAAGAGCTGATGAGCAAGGAAGTAGGCGAGACCAAGGAGATGATCGTGAAAAAGGCCAACGACACCAAACCCCCGTCTGATGAACAGGATCAAAAGCAGCCTAACCAGAGTACTGATAGTGCCAGAGAAAGCAATCGCTTGTCTGATGAAGAGCGTAAAGTGATCGAGATCAAACCCTTGTCTGATGAAGAGGGTTTGGCGCTTTTCCGAGACAAAGTCACTGAAAAGGTGGTTAAGCAGATTACGGATTTTGAAAAACATGCCAAAGATATTATCAGAAAGAGCAAGGGTCTCCCAGCTGCGATCATTGTGATAGCAGAAGCATTGAAATGCATTGCGGAGTGCGATTCCAGGAGTCCGACATTGGAAGATGCTCTGAAAAAAGCAGCCACCCGCCTGGAGAAGCCCGACGGCTCTTGGCATAGCCCGCGCTTCTTTCAGAAACCTGGCAGAGTTCATTACAACGAGCTCATAGCTTGCTGGATATTGGAAGGAAATATTGTAGGTGCCGTTGACGGTGTGGTCCGTGTGGAGGAGGCATATAACGTCGGACATAGTGTTCTGATGAAGCTCGTAGATCGCCAGATGCTGAAAATGCATGATGATAACACAATTTCCATGGAAGAGTTGGCATTTACAGTTCCTGATTGTCTTGGGGATGGAAACGAAGGGGGGGCGGCAGCGCCACCATCGACTGATCTGCGATGGGATAATAATGTGTTCGAGAAAGACGGTTGGTACAAAGGGGCGACATCGAGTCTGCGATGGGCTGATGTGTTTGAGCAATTAGGCGATTGGCGAGGTGGGCGGGATGGATCGAGTCTGGGATTGGCTAGCGTGCTTGAGGATGGCGATTGGCAGGGGTTCAGGAGAATCACACAGATGGGTGGCATGATAAAAACAACGACCAGTAGCCCTGAGAGATGGGACAAAGTATACACGCTACTCATTGATGGAAGACGTCTCTACAGAGAAGTTGTGGATAAATTCTTTGAGCCAATGAAGCGACTCCAGGTTCTTGCCATTTTTAATCCTACATTCAAATCACTTCCCAAAAGCATGTCTGAAATGGGCGAGCTTCGTCTGCTCGTGCTCAGAGGATGTGATCCGTTGGAGAACATTGATCCCATCAAAGACCTCGAGTCATTAACGGTTCTGGAGATATCTGGTGCTGCCTCCTTGAAGGATATTCCGGGTGATCTTTTCCAGAAATTGAGTCAACTTCGAAGCCTCAAAATCTGTGCACCCCAGATAAAAGAGCTGCCTCCTATCTCCCACATGACTGAACTCCGTTGGCTCATCCTAAGCGACTGCTCAAGCTTGCAAAGTCTGCCAAAAATAAGGAAACTTACAAAGCTCCAGATTGTTGATCTCTCTGGCGCTTCCGAATTGGCAAAATTGGAAGGCAGAGCCTGGAAATCACTTGAGAATCTCCGAAGGCTTGACGTCTCCCGAACCAAGATTTCCCGCTTGCCAATCCTCGGCACACTTACAAATCTTACTACACTCGCATTAAGCCGCTGTGATCACTTAGCGAGACTGCCCAAACTAGTTGGCTTGTCCAACCTCCAAATTCTGGATCTTTCGGGTGCTTTGATGCTAAAGGAAATCCCAGACGAATCCTTGCAAAATAAGGCAAGCCTCAAGATCCTAGATCTCTCTCAAACTGCCATCCCTCTTTTTCCTTCCAATTTAGCCAGCCTCTCTCATCTTGAGTTGCTTGATCTTTCTGGTGCCACTAAGTTGGTGAAACTGGAAAACAAAACCTTCGAAAAGCTGAGTTGCCTCCGTCATCTTGACCTCTCCAAAACCAATATTGAAAATCTGCCTTCACTTTCCAAGCTTGATAACCTCGAAGTTCTTAATCTTTCTGGTTGTAGTGCTTTGACAAAAATAGGAGATCAATCTTTTGATCACATGACTCGCCTTCAGCGCCTCCAACTCTCTGAAACTAACATTGAATCCCTGCCGTCGCTTTCCAAACATGTCAACCTCCGTCAGCTCTTGCTAAGAAGCTGTACCCACCTAAAACAACTTCCATCTCTGGAATCTCTGTCGAAACTCGAGGAGCTCGATTTATCTGGTGCACACCTTCTGAAAGGAAATACTGCTGACTTCTTGAAGAATATGAACAGCCTTCAGCTTCTCAACCTATCAGGGACGGGTCTCAAGTTACCTCATCCCCTCTCCAATCTCACCAACCTCACCCAGCTTTCCCTTGGAGGTTGTGAACTCTCAGAATCGAAGCCAAATTTTGATGGACATACAAAGCTGGAAGTTCTGGATCTTTCGAAGACACAGATTACTTCTATACCATCCCTTGGAAATCTTACCAGTCTCCGGGAGCTTAAGTTAAGAGGGTGTTCGGGCGTAACGGAGCTGCCACGTCTAAAATCGCTGATCCATTTGGAGGTTCTTGATCTGTGGGGGATCGGAATCAAAGAATTTCCCTATGAGATCTCAGAATTGACTCGTTTAAAGCACGTTGATCTGCCAGACATGACGGGTGTTGAAAAGGTTGAGTGGGGTAGGATGAGTCGCCTGCCGGAGGAGATAAACTGGGTTGAGTGCGGCATCCTCAAGCACTGTAAAAAAGGGCCTTGCATATCTATGAGTGCTACCGAACTTTCTGGAATTCTCAAGGACCAAGCGAATCTCGACAAATTTCACATCTCTGTGTCCGCCCCTCTTAAGGAGGAAGGTGGTGCTAGAGATATCGATTGGCACAGAATTGACCCTTCCTTGAGAAATATCTACCTGCAGAAGTTTTCTGTTCCTGAGGATCATGGAGGGTTTCTGGAAATTGTTGGATTCGATAGATTTCCTGATGGTATCGAGGGTGGCATCGTAAAAGCAGAGTACATTGCTTTGATTCGCAACAAGTTCATGAAATCCTTGTCAGACTTGGCTGCGAAGGCAATTAACGAGGGCGCGAGCGTGACGGCAATGAAAGGCTGCACGCTGGAGAAGTGCACCGAAATGGAGACCATTTTTGgcggagaagagagagaagtgaAAATGAGGGGAAATCTAGAGACTCTGAGGGCGTCAAACCTTCCAAAGTTGAAGAGTGTCGTCTCCACTGGGAAGGAGAAAGTTGGAGGGTTTGAAAAACTTAAAGAGTTATATCTGGATTGTTGCCCATTGCTTCGATTTGTTTTTCATTCAATATCCCAGGTGCCAGAAAATCTAGAAATCCTAGAAATCAAATGGTGTGATAAATTGGAGAGTCTGTTTAGTCCTGAAGCACCGGCAGAAGGTAAACTGCAGACATTGAAGAAACTGCATCTGTTGGAACTGCCAGAGTTAAGTAGCATTGGAGTGCCTAGGTCGACTACATTTCCATCTTTGGAATTAGTCAAATTCAGGAAATGCCCCAAGTTGATGAACAACTTAAAGGAACTTCAAGAATGCGGAGGAGGATTCAAAATTGAAGAGTATAATTGA
- the LOC132191567 gene encoding uncharacterized protein LOC132191567 encodes MAVNHFSHKHPLIFAEELKNEKDKKEVVCSGCEEPISGPGYKCSECNFFLNKSCIELPREIQHRLHPNHTLILKAPEKKNYCDACRKNCTGCFFYRCDGCDFDLDIKCASRWKITTNDCHQHAFIPILENIQFTCKVCGEEGKDIAYLCTICQLLIHHKCALFQRTIHISAHDHLLTLTYSLHDQDTGSSKVFCRLCYKKVNTKYAIYYCQKCSYIVHLNCPSFLGHRIHNKRGLTITRRNKTHQLADLVKAVQDETAQSQKMIKHFSHDQHNLILSEEKKLEDDKLCEGCMQLISVPFYSCLSCNFFLHERCAKLATKIERHPLHEHPLTLLPYEDVFYCDACNHLRHGFVYICNECPNYSLDIQCFSIPEIFNHEGHQHLLYLAISSEEKCYACDSEYRSPCVFVCTECEFALGFECATLPLVARHEYDTHLLKLTSTAEDCFKEYYCLICEGKREPNHWFYYCTVCDFPAHPECVLGKYPYIKFGRALLNTDHKHPIAFVRKTEHSPPCDACRKHFNGIAVECTECKFIGHMTCYARDRVEETSTSTRRNIRDFLPPHRPNVYARFGKHVI; translated from the coding sequence ATGGCGGTCAACCATTTCAGCCATAAGCATCCCTTGATCTTTGCAGAAGagctgaaaaatgaaaaagataagaaagaaGTAGTTTGCTCGGGATGTGAGGAACCAATATCGGGTCCAGGCTACAAATGTTCCGAATGCAACTTCTTTCTCAACAAATCATGTATCGAGCTCCCCCGTGAGATACAACACCGCCTGCACCCAAATCACACCCTCATTCTAAAAGCGCCAGAGAAAAAGAATTATTGTGATGCTTGTCGTAAAAATTGTACCGGATGCTTCTTTTATCGATGCGATGGGTGTGATTTCGACCTCGACATCAAATGTGCTTCTCGCTGGAAAATTACTACCAACGATTGTCATCAACACGCATTCATCCCCAtcttggagaatatccagttcactTGCAAAGTCTGCGGTGAGGAAGGCAAGGACATTGCCTACCTATGTACCATCTGTCAGCTCTTAATTCACCACAAATGTGCTCTATTTCAACGCACTATCCATATTAGTGCACATGACCACCTCCTCACTCTCACCTATTCTCTCCATGATCAAGACACGGGTTCAAGCAAGGTATTCTGTAGACTCTGCTACAAAAAGGTTAATACAAAGTATGCAATTTATTATTGTCAAAAATGTAGCTACATTGTTCACTTGAACTGTCCAAGTTTTCTTGGACATCGAATCCATAACAAGAGAGGCCTGACCATTACCAGGAGGAACAAAACGCATCAATTAGCTGATTTGGTCAAAGCAGTACAGGACGAAACAGCTCAGTCTCAGAAGATGATCAAACATTTTAGTCATGATCAACATAACTTAATCCTTAGTGAAGAGAAGAAGCTTGAGGATGATAAGCTTTGTGAGGGGTGTATGCAATTAATCTCAGTCCCATTTTACAGCTGTTTGAGTTGTAACTTCTTTCTCCATGAAAGATGTGCTAAACTAGCCACAAAGATTGAGAGACACCCACTTCATGAACACCCGCTCACCCTCCTCCCATATGAGGATGTCTTCTATTGCGATGCTTGTAACCATCTTCGTCATGGCTTCGTCTACATATGTAATGAGTGTCCTAATTACAGCCTTGACATTCAATGTTTTTCAATCCCAGAGATCTTTAATCATGAAGGTCACCAACACCTGCTCTACCTTGCCATAAGTTCTGAAGAAAAATGCTATGCTTGTGATAGTGAGTATAGATCCCCATGTGTATTTGTGTGCACTGAATGCGAGTTTGCCTTGGGTTTTGAATGTGCAACTCTTCCACTCGTAGCTCGGCATGAATACGATACACATCTCCTCAAACTCACTTCTACTGCTGAAGATTGTTTCAAAGAATATTATTGCTTGATTTGTGAAGGAAAAAGAGAACCTAACCATTGGTTCTATTATTGTACAGTGTGCGACTTTCCTGCTCATCCTGAATGTGTATTAGGAAAATATCCATATATCAAATTTGGAAGAGCTCTGCTAAATACAGATCATAAGCATCCTATAGCTTTTGTTCGAAAGACAGAGCACTCCCCTCCGTGTGATGCATGCCGCAAGCATTTCAATGGCATAGCTGTTGAATGTACTGAATGCAAATTTATTGGCCACATGACATGTTATGCTAGAGATCGAGTTGAGGAAACAAGCACGAGTACGCGTAGAAACATCCGCGATTTTTTGCCGCCGCATCGGCCAAATGTGTACGCTAGGTTCGGCAAACACGTTATATAG